The Rhododendron vialii isolate Sample 1 chromosome 1a, ASM3025357v1 region ctaaaaaaaagaaagaaaaaagaatgtgGACATTGAAAAAGAAGTGTAAAAATCACTACCCAAGGATAACTGTGTTGGACTAATAGAAATAGATTGGACTAAATTTATGATGTGATAtattatttgtttctttttatgaGAGGaacttaaaacataaaaagttttggtaattttttttaaaatttcattgaAGAAAAAAGGTCTTTAGTGAGCTTTTTTCCCCTAGTGGTCAGGGCCTGGAATTTGGGTGTTTGATTTATCCTAAGATTTCATGTTCAAAGCCCTCCAAGTAGAATCAACTCCTATGGAATTTTGCTCGGCGCTAGTTGATAGTGGGATTAATCCCCCAAATTAGTGGAGGTGTGTGCACACCTAAATTATTAAGAAGGTAATAAAAGTTCTCAAAAAAGATTTAAgcaaacaatatatatacacacacacaccacggatccaatgagggatcctttaccagtctaccgtgtggacctcccatttccctagaaaatttcgatgatccgagccgctcaaagtgtgcagaacgtgattttaagggtactcgcgagaaatcggcaaaaaaatgaccgggaagggcttgatttgtgcagttttttactgaaccattcaatgaaaactgctccgATCAAtctctttccggtcattttttttgctgatttttcgcgagtacccttaaaatcatgttctgatcactttgagcggctcggatcatcaaaatttgatcgggtatatatatattgcaaacCTATCCTAAACCTTAGCGCTCAAACTCAGTAGCATCAATAGTGTATAACATCTATGCATGGACATGCATTAGACATATACTTGGATAACAGTTAAGATCGTAAGTGAAATTGCAATTTATACACTAgcaaataaataagaaaaagtttaaatacataactttaaaacacaatttcgGACACAACTACGTCCGGAGCCATCCGTTGCATAGGAGCCATTCGATGCATGTGAATCCCTGTGCAATGAATGGCTTCGAATGTAGTTGTGTAATGTGTTTCAACATTGTATTTATATCATTACTCTATAATTGctctaaaatctaaataatcACATAATCATATTGTCAGAAAACTTTAGTCGGCTAAGTTGGATATGAAGGAGTTGAAAAAAGAtggagttggaaaaaaaaaaagaaggcctCATACAATTAAATGCAGCTATTTATGGAGAGGGCATTTTGGTCCTTAAATGTTGAAGGTAATGCCATCTATGTTAACTTATGGGAAGGGGGAGTATTGATAATGTCAGAAAAAGCAAGGGAGGATAGTGACATTTTAGAAACTGGGGGAGGTTTCTACATTTGTCAGTAACATTAgaggaggtcagtgaaatttaccctaaaagAAATTTAGAGATGAAAAAGAGCAATGAATTTGGGTAAGCTTCATTTTACCTGTAGAGTGGGCATTGAATATTTTTTCGGTGGAGTGGGGCAAACCCAAATAgagtttttacccaaatttcCAGCGGAGATGCTCTTTATGGCCCCATGTCGTACGTCCCCTACCCCAATTCTTCGAAGTTCAAACTTCGCTCCTTTTCTTAACTGAAAGATACCAAAAAACACTTCAAAGCACTGCTAGTTGGGCCCACCCTGTTAAACTTTTGTCCTTAATCCTGCAACACTCCTCAATCATGTCCTTCTACTCCTCACTTTTTCCCAGGAAAATTGCACTCCTTTACCTCTTCACTTTCCCACTAACCAAACAATGGTACATTGTTAAAGAAGTAGACCCTTCTGCACTATTAGGGTTTTCCTTTTGGCTTTTGTTCCGATACCCTTTTCACAAGAAACCCATTTTGGGCTTACATAAATGGGTTTCATGATGGAGAAGAAGCTCTTCTGGTTACAGTGGATTGTTCTTTGCAGTTTATTGCTTGGAGCTGTTGTTTCCTCAAAGCACCATGGTAATGGTAATCTATTTCCAGATTtgcatttctttctctctctctttttgaacTGTCTCTTCTTGGCATCTTCCCAATTTCTCTTAGTTCAttgtttgttagtttgttgATGGGTGTTTTGGAGGTATTGTTTGATTGTTCTCACATATTAATGGGTTCCTTACTTTTATTTGCCGTCGTTGGACATACAACTTGATTATTCATTGACTTAAAGTTATTTGGAACGGATGTTTAAATAGACACAAATGGTAGTGGGGGAAGCTCTGTTTGAAGGCAACTTGCTACTTAGTGGAGTGATAAAGAATGAGCTGGAAGAATAAGTTAGTAAAACATATTTGTAGTGTCGTAATCGAGTCAAGCTGAGTTTGCCACTAAAAGAAATGAGTCGAGCCGAGTAGTGAGTAGTCcaattatgaaaattttaaaaacaacttaaaaaaatgtgtccaagtttggtttgtttatgatGTGACCTCAAAGTGGGATGAGCAGTTCCTTGCATAAAAGAGATGGACGACACAATACCAGTCTTTTTtggtagagagagaatttgaCAGCAATGGCACTGTAGTTAGTATTGTGTTTGGTGTAGCAGTAGAATTGATAGCAATGGCACCAAATTTAGTGTTGTTTTAATTATGTAGAGGCTATTTCTTATGCCCACTTGGCCAGTCGGCCACCCAAAAAACAGGGACACTGGGAACCTCAGGCTCTGATTGGATCACGGATTTGTGGAAGCAAATGAAAATGTAACGGAAAAGAGAATAAGAAAATGAGTTATTGAATGGAAACGTATCATTGGGTTTCCCTACATAGTCTCTGGGTAAATCCTTCCAAAATATGtgattcaaaacacaatctGGTGAAAAGAAGTGAAGGAGTAGCGCTTCACCACTTGCTGTTCACAACTTGCTGAAAAGAAGTTTGGATACATGCTGCGGTTGGGAAGCTTGTAATTGACATGAGAGTCGAATTGTGACAATTCTAACATCGTGAGAAGCATATCTGAAAGAGTAATTCAAGAGGGACTTCTGAACATCATTTTTCTAATGCATGGGAAGTCCGGTTTACATTAAGGAACAACAGATTGGAAAGGACTTGCATTATTTTAACCATTGAATTAGAGGGTCGACAGTGAAATGCTGCAATGAATAGGAGCTATAAACTTACTTAAGGTgagtttggactttggagattcaaaaaaaaaaaacttcaaagatTACCCCGATTCTGTAATGATTAGGAGATGAGAAGTAGTAGAGTATCTCTTCATGAGGGAGAACAAAGGAATTGCGCGTTTCTTAATTGGAATTTAAGAATTTGGTTTATGTTGTTTTTTATATGCAAAAGCTTTTGGAGTGAGAATGTTAAGTTTCTTGGCTAGTTACATTCGAGTTCCAATCACTTTAATGTGAGCGTTGACAGAGATAACCATGAAGGAGATGGTTTGTTGTAGTAAGCTTGGTTAATGGAAGCCATGTTGGTTTTGGGTAGTGAGAGAGTAAAATTAGAGAGGCATACGGGTGATATAGACTTCCAAAAATTGTGGAGTTAGACATTGCACATGAGTCCAAACTATGAGGGGGTCACCTGTTAAAACTTTTGAACTTCATGGTGTTGTGTGTTCTTTTGCCAAAATAGAAGGGGCAAATGCAGCTACCCTCATTCCATAGAAGttggagattttttttggcCTTGCATATGCCAAAGGCGAGCTAGTGATGAAATTGCGGGGAGAATGTTAAGTTTATTCGACACTCCTTACATTATCtactaacaatatatgcaagtATTCCTGCATAAGACGGACAAATGTATGTGCGGTATATATTTATGACACGTCCTCGGCATGTTTTGTCCTGCTATTCTTTGAAAGCACATCTTTCATATCAATAACTTGTCCATACCCGTGCTACCTAGTCTAGCCACATTCAAATCACAACCACTCTAAAATGAGCAACTTCTAAAAAGCAACTTATTAACAAAGACTATAATGTTCTATTCAATTTTCTAAAGCCATTTTCATACAACCGCACCATTCCATGCAATCACATATCCAATAACCAATGATGATTCTTTGGAGGAAACTCATACTGAAATCCGCCATATGGTCTCTTCCTTGTGCACTCCTTTTCCAATTATAACTTCGCACCTTCAAATTTGGTTAATCCTGCTACCTAcattaacaaaatgaaaaaaggatGGAAACATAAAATAGGCTAAGGCAGCTCATATGAATGTAAATATCGCGCATAAGAACCCATTTCCTGGTGGATGACCCTTCTGTTTACTTTCTTGACCACCATAAATCATGCATCGAGCAAATTTGCAGCATATGCAGGGCATTTGGCATTTTATTGAAGTAAGTTCTTCGCTGAGTCCCCACCTTTAAATAAATTAGGGATAGATATCTGATCTGAGACTACAAATCAACTTTACTTTAGAGGACCAAATCGGGGTCTTTGGCTCTTTGCTATGCTTCTTGCTAATTTGTGAAGTTATTTCAGCTCGTATACTGGAAAGCAGCTCTTTTAGTTTTAGCTGtgttattttctttgtccatcTTGAatgttaaatttcttggagggttccaacctaaaaccaattggctataaatggagtaacctctaaaatatattaaccaagcttgggtggcttaaatgagcaatgtgggacaagtctaacattGAAGTAGATGAAAGGGCTAcatgaaaactgaaaaaatgatATATTTTTATGCATTTGTGTATGAAATGTTATAGTTTCTGCATGCCCTGAAAGGCTGAAGACAAAGATTCATTGTTCAAATAGGAACCATCAAAAGTTATAGCAAGATGTTAAAACGACACTGTTTAACATTACCTAGAAGTTGGTCCATACGGCCAGTAAAAATAGCGGAAAGTCTAGGTACACCGCATGAAAATGTGGTGACCGTCCACCGCGCGCCTGGCCGTCCACCGCGCGCCTGGAGTGGGCCCcgaaaaaatacagaaaaatattcataaattttaaaataatattttatggggccccgtaaaaaattagctccaacggatatcggtaggtatgtttttcagaattcgtaggaatgaaactgtttagttttgcagtttcgtccctacaaattcaaaaaacatatctagtgatatccgttggagctgattttttacggagccccataaaatattattttaaaatttatacatatttttctgtatttttttggggccCACAATAGACATGCGGTGGACGGTCACCGCGAAATCCATGCGGTGACCGTAGTCCTGCTCTAAAAATAGGGACCATAGTTGATACGACATCTGACATggatatattattttatttcaaattcTAAATCAGAGCCcatatgaaaattttgaaatgcatcTTTTATAATATTCAGAGCCCATAGCTACATGAGTGCAAAGGACTTGGTGTTTTAGAAGTGCCATAGGGTCTCGTTTTTCTGGATTCGATTGTAATATGATAGCTTTGCCATGTTGAACTCATATCTGCTCATGTGACTTTAGAGCCTAGTGGATACTTTTCTGGTTCCACATGTTGCTACTTAAAGTAGAAGTAAAACAGATGGTTCAACTTCTCAACTGTGCAGCAACTtggatatttattttgaaacttacCACCAATGTGGTTTGTCTTATTGGAGTGCTAAATAACATTTGGAGCTACTACAAAATAGTGAAATACGGACAAGAACACGCATAAAATGGACGAAATCAATAACAAAGTAAATCATTCACTTCAATTATTGTAGTGATTCATTGTGCAAAGTCTAACATCTTGGCCTTAAATGGACTGCACATGCAGAAGAAGTCTACTCTTCTGCTATTGAGCTCTTCTTTCGCTAATAGTCGGAGTTGATAACACAGTTGTATGCATACTTTGTATGGTTAAGGTGCCATAAAGGGGTAGACTTTAGCCTAAATTCACAAGACTGCTGCTATGGTACAGTTGGTGCTAAAAATACAACTAGATCTGGCATtaagggtgtgtttggaacttaggaaaagtaagagaaagggaaaagaaacaaaacgaaAATTTTCCGCTGTTGAACTTTTTTTAGCTAAATAACTGTGGGCTGTGGCTGCTCAGATGAGTTGGAATTGAAGGTACAAATACGAATAGACTTTGGAATGATCAAAGACCATCAAGGATACTACAGTTTGGTCCACATTTACGAGACTGCTGCTAGGCTACCCTTAATCTAAAAGTGGACAATGTCCATAGATCTGATATTAAGGGTGTGTTTGGACTTTGTAACTTAGGGAAGGAAAGGGAAATAACAGTTTTCTATCCCTCCTTTGTTGTGTTCCTCTTTTCATTCATATTTATCAATTATCAATGATATTTACTTTATCTTGGTAGTTTctgccagttttttttttctttaggatTACATTAGGTGAAATAATTATCTTCTTTCTcactctcctctctttttctttacaAAACCAAACAGCTGGAGAAAAAAAAGTCCTTagactcttcttttcttttcctttctctttccctTCCAAAAGTTCTAAATACAGGTTTAATTGCCGCACTTAGATTTCTTGGATAAATCGCATCTTTTGCAAACTGTGAATACTTTCAAGGACCaatcaataaatttttgtttacgCATTCATTTTCTGATTTATGGTTTTTAATGCTACTTCATACTACAGGAAACCCTGCAAATGATATAGTCGACATTATCAACAAAAACCGAACATCCCAAAGGCTTCAGCAACTCAACAACAGTCCTGGTCTTGGGTGCATTGCCTTGCAATTTGCAGAGGAATGCAAGGGGAACTGCACGACCAACAACACCATAAACTGCCACCCACCAGAAGATGATTTCACTGAAGTTTTTGCTCCCAATTGCGGTGTAGAATTACCCACTTTCGGCACCATTTCAGGCCTTATCGTTGGGTGTCAACACAAATACCTTGAGCCGTTAGAAGCCTTCTCCCAAGCGCTTGTTCGAGACAAGAAAAGTCTATCTCTGCTAAGTAATAAAACACACACTGAAATTGGAGTAGGGGTGATTAGAACCCATAAAGGGTCTTATTGGTGTGTTTTATTCAGCACTAGTGAAAGAAATACTTCATTTGTCCTTGAAGATTTAGGTCAAGGGATCAAGCAGAAGAAAGGGTGCTTCAGCGGAACCAGTACTCcctgcagcagcagcagcagcggAAAGAGAAAAACCAGCGTGtttttttactatatttttcttgtttgcttTCTTTATATGTTGCTGTCGCAAGTGTTCTACTTCAATGTATTGTGAGACCACAAAAGAAAAAGGCCTTCAGTGATGTGATGTTGTGagattttgttttcatttcagCTGAAGAGAATGTTGGGAAGGACACTCCAGATGCAATTTTGTGTTTACTATTCAAATTTTGGTAAGAATTGTGACATTTGCAAGTGTGAGACTGTAGAAAGGAACCTTGATACCAATATCCTGAGACTGTACAAAGGAACCTTGACACCAATATCCTGAGACTGATACCAACATCCTGAGACTGTACAAAGGAACCTTGATACCAATATCCTGAGACTGTACAAAGGAACATTTTTGTGTTTACCCTTTTCCTTTCTAGATGCTGGCACAGCCAACTTAAACGTCGTAAAAAAAGTCTAGTTTTAGCGAAGTAGTTGTTTGACAACCatatccttattttttttgcataggtGGATTTTTTCTGACAATGCCTGAGGCTGAAAgtgatagaaaacagagaaacagagacggaaaatactgatattatttctgaatgaattacaatgaggtgagtacatctttaaatagagtaaagctatgcctaagaaaggaagattacaagatttgattacgatatgattaccctatgattacgctatgatatgattacgatatgattaccctatgattatgctatgatttgattacaatacatgtcctaaaatagcacattacaagaagatacagaatatatattctagatacagaatatatattcacaccccccctcaaactcaaggtgcGAGGGCAGAGAGCATCGAGAGTTTGTCAAGGAGAAAGCGGAAACGAGCAGCGGTATGGGTCTTCGTGAAGAAATCAGCCAGCTGCAATGTGGAGGAGACGAAGGGTAAAGCAATGGTGCCAGACTGAAGATGCTGACGtatgaaatgacaatcaatctcaatgtgcttcgtGCGCTCATGGAAGACCGAGTTGTGGGCAAGCTGAATAGCACTCTTATTGTCGCAGTAAAGAGGCGTAGGAGTAGTAACAGAGACCCCCATATCGGAAATAAGCCAGCGAAGCCAGACGATTTCAGAGGTAGCATgggccatggcacgatattcaGCTTCCGCGGTGGAGCGAGCAACAACagattgctttttgcttttccaaGAGATAAGAGAATCgcctagaaaaacacagaggccAGAGGTAGATTTGCGGTCATTGACATCacctgcccagtcagcatcagcatAAGCATGGAGGGTTAAGCTTGATGTAGAAGAAATCAGAAGGCACTGATGAAGGGTACCACGAAGATAACGGAGAATACGTAAGAGGGCAGCCCAATGCGTAGTCCGGGGGGCAGAGACAAACTGACTAACAATGTGAACTGCAtaagaaatatctggccgagtAACAGTAAGATAAACTAAGCAGCCCACCAATTCGCGATATTCCGTAGGATCCTCAAGGGGGACACCATCAGAGGCAGAGAACTTGGCATGGAGTTCAAGGGGAGTATCAACAGTCTTCGTATCCGTGAGACGAGCACGGTGAAGAATATCAGTAACATACTTGGACTGTCCCAAAAGATACCCCTGAGGAGAGGAAGCAACTTCAATACCAAGGAAATAACGTAGCGGgcccaagtctttcatttcGAACTCACGGAAGAGATGACTTTTGACTTCAGCAATAGCAGTAGAATCAGAACCAGtgatgatcatgtcatcaacataaagtaaGAGAAGTACCAGGCCATGAGAGGTGCAACGGAGAAATAGAGCAGAGTCATGCATGCTCGGCGTGAAGCCAATCTGAAGAACAACATCCTAGAAGCGTGAATACCAAGCGCGAGGGGACTGTTTCAAGCCATAGAGAGCACGACGCAAGCGACAAACCCTACCGGAAGGATGAGAGAAGCCAGGAGGAGGCCACATATAAACCTCTTCAGAGAGATTGccattgagaaaagcattcTTTACATCCAACTGAGAAAGAGGCCACTGGTGCACTGCGGCCACTGAGATCAAGGTGCGAACAGTGGTCATTTTGGCAACGGgggcaaaagtttcctcataatcaatcccaTACTCCTGAGAAAACCTTTTAGCAACTAAGCGGGCTTTATACCGTTctaaagaaccatcagaatgagtcttaaccttgtagacccatttgcaaccgattagattcttaccatccggaagtgaaaccaactcccaagtttgATTGTGAGCAAGAGCAGTAAGTTCAGCTTGCATGGCATCCATCCAATTGGGATCATTGCAAGCTTCTTTATAGGACCTAGgctcaaaataagtgtgaatgcgGGAAAGGAATGATTGATAAGAGGATGAGAAACAAGTATTAGTAAAGCCATATTTTACCGGTGGTTGACGATTGTCGCGGACGGGATACCGGCGGGCAGGCGGATCAGGATCCGCAGAGGCAGATTGGGGAGCAGCTGTAG contains the following coding sequences:
- the LOC131318910 gene encoding uncharacterized protein LOC131318910; translated protein: MGFMMEKKLFWLQWIVLCSLLLGAVVSSKHHGNPANDIVDIINKNRTSQRLQQLNNSPGLGCIALQFAEECKGNCTTNNTINCHPPEDDFTEVFAPNCGVELPTFGTISGLIVGCQHKYLEPLEAFSQALVRDKKSLSLLSNKTHTEIGVGVIRTHKGSYWCVLFSTSERNTSFVLEDLGQGIKQKKGCFSGTSTPCSSSSSGKRKTSVFFYYIFLVCFLYMLLSQVFYFNVL